In Trichoderma breve strain T069 chromosome 4, whole genome shotgun sequence, the following proteins share a genomic window:
- a CDS encoding NAD dependent epimerase/dehydratase family domain-containing protein — MASKPLILVTGATGYVGAHIVEQALDVGYPVRVTSFPGKINSSKGQFGEGVEVVEMIDIATGDLTNALRGVEIVIHAAAPHVGETDLERVISGTVDGTLNIARQAAKANVKRIVFTSSWSACVDMGDPAACFSNYVFTEKDWNSATTEQVLSGKHNKNPVWLHGAAKSLAEQEIWKFADDHPEVDVTTINPPFIYGPLAKGTKINKEVLRTHPSLGRFYSLLLAGSSLLELPPSLAIPIAVDVRDVARAHILALTAPPTTEIGRKRILIGGRNFRMCDVSEHRVTPIATIDTSRAKEILGYNEPLPWKKTVNDMINKKHCAALGLYVRKV, encoded by the exons ATGGCTTCCAAACCCCTAATACTA GTCACCGGAGCCACAGGCTATGTAGGCGCACATATAGTTGAACAGGCCCTAGACGTTGGCTATCCGGTCCGGGT AACATCTTTCCCAGGCAAGATCAATTCTTCCAAGGGGCAGTTTGGAGAGGGTGTCGAAGTTGTTGAGATGATTGATATTGCCACTGGAGACCTTACCAATGCACTCCGAGGCGTAGAGATTGTTATACACGCTGCTGCACCTCATGTTGGTGAGACGGACTTAGAGAGAGTGATATCAGGGACTGTTGATGGCACATTAAATATCGCTCGCCAAGCGGCGAAAGCTAATGTCAAGAGGATTGTTTTTACCAGCAGTTGGAGTGCGTGCGTAGATATGGGGGATCCTGCGGCTTGTTTCAGCAATTATGTCTTCACCGAGAAAG ATTGGAATTCTGCAACGACCGAGCAGGTTCTTAGCGGCAAACACAACAAAAACCCTGTTTGGCTACACGGTGCTGCGAAATCTCTGGCTGAGCAAGAGATATGGAAGTTCGCTGATGATCACCCAGAAGTAGATGTTACAACGA TCAATCCGCCTTTTATTTACGGACCGCTCGCGAAAGGTAcaaaaattaataaagagGTACTGAGAACTCACCCATCGCTTGGTAGGTTCtacagcctccttcttgcgGGTTCTTCGCTCCTCGAATTACCTCCATCTTTGGCAATACCCATTGCGGTCGACGTCCGCGACGTTGCTCGTGCTCATATTCTCGCTCTAACTGCTCCACCTACCACTGAGATTGGAAGGAAACGTATCCTCATTGGGGGCCGTAATTTCCGAATGTGTGACGTGAGCGAACAT CGGGTGACCCCAATTGCTACGATAGACACTTCCCGAGCCAAGGAGATTTTGGGATATAACGAGCCTCTgccctggaagaagacagtgAATGATATGATCAATA AGAAGCACTGCGCTGCTTTGGGACTCTATGTGCGAAAGGTTTAA
- a CDS encoding amidohydrolase family domain-containing protein, protein MSATDHTVTAGVEHFKPTPADIEIHNHLPGDPTTVLFKNVNILDSTGKSPYLGDVLIEGERITRVGLVETATVLGTLIVDGQGRKTLMSGLCDAHTHLSWTDSPTLDGIARIPLEEHVLYTARSAKMYLDYGFTMCFGAASARPRLDIAIKGAIKQGMIPGPRTLANAQEISTTGGAIGPSITKFADGVDQMRKAVREFLALGVDNIKLSMTGDYVHEHMGSEETYFTLAETRAAVEEAHSRGKRVCAHARSAASVKLCAMTGVDVIYHASYVDDEGMKLLESIKDRVFVAPAINFPLTSCTGEAIPFGLTPEMAAKKKLKEEVEIASRAMIKMRERGIKILPGGDYGFAWAPHGTYARDLAHFVNLFGFTPMEAIISATAWGGELMGHPDELGKILPGYYADVILVDGNPLEDIEILQDKDRIHTIVLNGHVHKNVTGEGQPQRVPKPTTLPVMNADGSFDWKIKREVVQPIMK, encoded by the coding sequence ATGTCTGCTACGGATCACACAGTTACTGCTGGTGTTGAACATTTTAAGCCTACCCCAGCGGACATTGAGATACATAATCATCTGCCCGGAGATCCAACTACGGTACTGTTTAAGAATGTCAACATTCTAGATTCTACGGGCAAAAGTCCTTATCTAGGAGATGTTCTGATAGAAGGGGAGCGCATCACCAGAGTTGGTTTGGTTGAAACAGCTACCGTGCTAGGCACACTCATTGTGGATGGACAAGGGAGGAAGACGCTCATGTCGGGTCTGTGTGATGCTCACACTCACCTGAGCTGGACTGATTCTCCCACCCTGGATGGTATCGCCCGAATTCCCCTAGAAGAACACGTACTGTACACGGCTCGTTCGGCAAAGATGTATCTTGACTACGGCTTCACTATGTGCTTTGGCGCCGCATCAGCTCGACCCCGGctcgacatcgccatcaagGGCGCCATCAAGCAAGGAATGATCCCGGGTCCTCGAACGCTTGCAAACGCCCAAGAAATTTCTACTACGGGTGGCGCCATTGGCCCTTCCATAACCAAGTTTGCAGACGGTGTGGATCAGATGCGTAAGGCAGTCCGCGAGTTTCTGGCACTGGGAGTCGACAACATTAAACTATCAATGACTGGAGACTACGTCCACGAACACATGGGTAGTGAAGAGACATATTTTACTCTGGCAGAAACTCGCGCAGCGGTTGAGGAAGCGCACAGCCGGGGAAAGCGCGTGTGTGCACACGCACGAAGTGCTGCGTCCGTCAAGCTCTGCGCAATGACTGGTGTAGACGTCATTTATCACGCATCTtatgttgatgatgagggcaTGAAGCTTCTGGAATCAATCAAGGATCGGGTCTTTGTTGCTCCCGCCATCAACTTTCCTCTCACTTCCTGCACAGGCGAAGCCATCCCCTTCGGTCTTACACCGGagatggcagcaaagaagaagttgaaggaaGAAGTGGAGATCGCCTCAAGGGCAATGATCAAGATGCGCGAGAGAGGTATTAAAATACTTCCCGGTGGTGATTACGGGTTTGCTTGGGCACCTCATGGAACATATGCGAGGGATCTTGCTCATTTTGTCAACCTTTTTGGATTCACTCCCATGGAAGCAATTATATCGGCCACTGCATGGGGAGGAGAGCTTATGGGACATCCAGACGAACTTGGGAAGATCCTACCAGGCTACTACGCGGATGTCATTCTTGTAGACGGCAACCCGTTGGAAGATATAGAGATCCTTCAAGACAAGGACCGCATTCATACCATCGTCTTAAACGGACATGTGCATAAGAATGTCACTGGCGAGGGACAGCCTCAGAGGGTTCCGAAACCGACCACCTTACCGGTAATGAATGCCGATGGGTCATTTGACTGGAAGATCAAAAGGGAAGTAGTGCAACCAATCATGAAATAG
- a CDS encoding fungal specific transcription factor domain-containing protein, with protein MTTQHEQQQQEEEQEIDLVQPVYLAASPPSSASSPAHSRKGAEQATDDVALSASDPYAKTIAQPDPAVLSNTLGLDLTTHAEYIGLTDLRLPAAGTAPSKASKKRRLDDRTVFLVHADEVSASEAQRIADVDAIEAIARPWGSTLVDLYFRIVHPSFPILHKDVFITKYRASHHHFAPSLLAAVYLIALDWQLYDSCLASEENSLPDAKALEELAMRTIANDMRRPKLSTLEAGLLLLHRSRRAAQSGLAHIFATNRMLTAQLVAVAQDLGIHLDCSSWSIPRWEIGLRRRLAWALYTQDRWGSYIDGRPFLIHQSDWAVVSCTDSDYPELHPGVNGQQHTAISVGWEVFLRQAELAQMLSEISVTFYSAAAWRRGGTLEQMSIVEMVALAKPMGLKIREWYAALPQHLLLDNTSTTRELCAVGALHLAYVAVEIALYRALVRSMTPDMPQSLRNVLVQTGKAKVQAGIDFLCALRPEHTASFWGSAAAYQVAEIGALINLLGSRPGVDEEDKTWCTARIEELQWELRVRGSAASFARDGLRLLGRDVLGLLKP; from the coding sequence ATGACAACGCAGcatgaacagcagcagcaagaggaggagcaggaaaTCGATCTTGTCCAGCCTGTTTACTTGGCCGCATCGCCACCTAGCTCAGCCAGCTCACCAGCGCATTCTCGGAAGGGAGCTGAACAGGCTACAGATGATGTGGCATTGTCGGCTTCGGACCCCTACGCAAAAACGATTGCTCAGCCAGACCCGGCGGTGTTGAGCAACACTCTGGGATTGGATCTCACGACCCATGCAGAGTACATCGGCTTGACGGACCTCCGACTCCCAGCTGCTGGTACAGCTCCATCTAAAGCGTCCAAGAAACGCCGTCTGGACGACAGAACTGTGTTCCTTGTCCACGCAGATGAGGTATCCGCCTCAGAAGCACAGCGCATCGCAGATGTTGACGCCATCGAGGCGATTGCTCGGCCGTGGGGATCAACACTCGTCGATTTGTACTTTCGAATCGTCCACCCTAGTTTTCCCATCTTGCATAAAGATGTATTCATCACAAAATACCGCGCTTCACATCATCACTTTGCCCCTTCTCTATTGGCAGCCGTCTATCTGATCGCACTGGATTGGCAACTGTACGATTCTTGCCTTGCTAGCGAGGAAAATTCCCTGCCCGATGCCAAAGCACTCGAGGAACTGGCAATGAGAACTATTGCAAATGACATGCGTCGACCCAAGCTGAGCACTCTCGAGGCTgggcttctgctcctccatcGCAGTCGCCGTGCTGCACAGAGTGGCCTCGCGCATATCTTTGCGACCAATCGTATGCTGACTGCTCAATTGGTCGCCGTAGCGCAAGACCTTGGCATTCACCTTGACTGTAGCTCTTGGTCGATTCCTAGGTGGGAAATAGGACTGCGCCGACGCTTGGCCTGGGCGCTTTATACACAGGATCGTTGGGGTTCGTACATCGACGGACGGCCGTTTCTCATCCATCAATCCGACTGGGCCGTTGTATCGTGTACGGATTCTGACTATCCGGAGCTGCATCCCGGAGTCAATGGACAGCAGCATACCGCGATTTCTGTCGGCTGGGAAGTGTTTCTTCGACAGGCAGAACTAGCCCAGATGCTGAGCGAGATTTCGGTAACCTTCTACAGCGCTGCTGCGTGGAGGCGTGGAGGCACTCTTGAGCAGATGAGCATCGTGGAAATGGTAGCATTGGCCAAGCCAATGGGTCTGAAGATCCGCGAGTGGTACGCTGCGCTGCCGCAGCATCTCTTGCTTGATAACACCAGCACCACGCGCGAGCTCTGTGCCGTTGGTGCTCTCCACCTGGCTTACGTTGCGGTCGAAATTGCCCTTTACCGCGCGCTGGTCCGCTCTATGACGCCCGATATGCCGCAATCACTACGCAATGTGCTTGTTCAAACTGGCAAAGCCAAAGTGCAAGCGGGCATCGACTTCCTGTGCGCCTTACGACCAGAGCACACAGCTTCTTTCTGGGGAAGCGCAGCCGCATACCAGGTGGCAGAAATTGGGGCGCTTATTAATCTTCTTGGATCAAGACCCGGtgtggatgaagaagacaagacgTGGTGTACTGCAAGAATAGAGGAGCTGCAGTGGGAGCTACGGGTGAGAGGCAGTGCAGCTTCGTTTGCAAGGGATGGGCTGCGACTGCTGGGGCGCGATGTATTGGGCTTACTGAAGCCATAG
- a CDS encoding fumarylacetoacetate (FAA) hydrolase family domain-containing protein, giving the protein MGSESPRLTRYAAFVHLETGVTQIGHLDLQAGTVQPLQFLSGSPVESLFQIIEAGSLPIVASAVGKNYMDHAKEFNSSGYDSSDTVDRPSHPVIFTKRATSIIGHDYEGEIGVIIGKAGFRVSKENAMDYVWGYTIINDVTAREKQRDHKQFFIGKSADTFCPIGPAAVPKEDLPSILRVQTHVNGELRQNATTEDLIFDIPTLISTISEGQTLQPGDVIACGTPAGVGLGHTPPLYLKSGDEITVTVPGIGTLQNRVSSVNEAAKPPVSQSAFKISNASRSLNANVGLTSINGKPLNYRRLGSGKTNIVFVHGLGATSEFYSPIISHLQLEQGATLHLFDFEGHGLSPTHPLSVLTMESLAADLAGVFKHSGISALCPATLVAHSMGCIIALTFALANPGLVNKLLLLGPPPSPLPEQLRTNTDTRGYIAQTQGMKAVVDAVVLNGTSENTKRTNPVAVTAARLSLLGQEPTSYAKACRALAMATAALPVEAVTAQTVILTGTEDIVSPPEVVEEYSRRIKGSKAVVLPNVGHWHTYEDVTAVSEQLKTLL; this is encoded by the exons ATGGGCTCTGAATCACCAAGATTAACTCGATATGCCGCCTTCGTGCACCTGGAGACAGGTGTTACGCAGATTGGCCACCTGGATTTGCAGGCTGGAACAGTGCAACCTCTACAGTTTCTTTCCGGCAGTCCGGTTGAGAGCCTTTTCCAGATTATTGAAGCTGGGTCCCTGCCGATAGTTGCATCCG CTGTGGGCAAGAACTACATGGACCATGCAAAAGAGTTCAATTCTTCTGGATACGATAGTTCGGATACAGTGGACCGACCGAGTCACCCCGTGATCTTTACAAAGCGCGCAACATCTATTATTGGACATG ATTATGAAGGAGAAATTGGTGTAATCATCGGCAAGGCGGGTTTTAGAGTTTCGAAAGAGAACGCTATGGATTATGTATGGGGGTATACAATCATTAACGATGTTACAGCACgggaaaagcaaagagacCATAAACAATTTTTCATTGGCAAGTCAGCCGACACATTTTGTCCTATT GGTCCTGCTGCTGTCCCCAAAGAAGATCTGCCCTCCATCTTACGGGTCCAGACGCATGTGAACGGCGAGTTGCGACAAAACGCAACAACTGAGGACCTAATCTTCGATATTCCGACCTTGATTAGCACGATATCTGAGGGACAGACTTTGCAGCCCGGCGATGTTATCGCTTGCGGAACG CCTGCTGGAGTCGGCCTCGGACATACCCCTCCACTGTACCTGAAGAGCGGCGATGAGATTACCGTCACTGTCCCCGGAATTGGGACCCTTCAAAACAGGGTTTCAAGCGTCAACGAAGCGGCCAAGCCGCCAGTCTCGCAGTCAGCTTTCAAGATCAGCAATGCTTCTCGCTCACTTAATGCCAACGTGGGGTTAACCAGCATCAACGGCAAACCATTAAACTACCGACGTCTCGGTTCCGGCAAGACAAATATCGTTTTTGTTCACGGCCTTGGTGCCACCTCCGAGTTCTACTCGCCGATTATCTCCCACTTACAGCTGGAGCAGGGAGCCACACTACAcctctttgactttgagggTCACGGCCTGAGCCCAACGCATCCGCTCAGTGTGCTTACTATGGAGTCTTTGGCAGCCGATCTTGCAGGCGTCTTTAAGCATTCAGGTATCAGTGCATTGTGCCCGGCTACGTTGGTTGCGCATTCTATGGGCTGCATAATTGCATTGACTTTTGCACTTGCAAATCCCGGCTTGGTAAATAAGCTCTTGCTCCTTGGTCCACCACCCTCACCACTACCGGAGCAACTAAGAACAAATACCGATACGCGTGGCTATATTGCTCAAACACAAGGCATGAAAGCTGTCGTCGATGCTGTCGTGTTAAATGGCACTTCGGAAAACACGAAAAGAACAAACCCCGTAGCTGTGACAGCCGCTCGGCTGAGCTTGCTTGGACAGGAACCAACGTCCTATGCTAAGGCGTGCCGGGCGTTAGCAATGGCTACAGCTGCATTGCCGGTCGAGGCTGTAACGGCGCAGACGGTTATTTTGACGGGCACAGAGGACATTGTATCCCCTCCAGAAGTGGTAGAGGAATACTCTCGGCGTATCAAAGGATCGAAAGCTGTAGTGTTGCCAAATGTCGGGCATTGGCATACTTATGAAGATGTAACGGCGGTATCAGAGCAGCTGAAGACTTTGCTATAG